The segment ATCGTATCATCTTCCTCAGCAATGCGATCGATGATGATGTAGCGAATCTGGTGATGGCTCAGCTGCTCTTTCTGGCTGCCGAGGATCCGGAGAAAGACATTCATCTGTACATCAATTCACCCGGTGGTTCTGTGACAGCCGGTATGGGTATATATGATACAATGCAATTTATCAAGCCTGACGTGTCTACGATTTGTGTAGGTATGGCAGCAAGCATGGGCTCACTTCTGTTAACGGCGGGAGCGCCGGGCAAACGCTATGCGCTTCAGAACAGTGAGGTCATGATTCACCAGCC is part of the Paenibacillus algicola genome and harbors:
- the clpP gene encoding ATP-dependent Clp endopeptidase proteolytic subunit ClpP produces the protein MSLVPMVVEQTSRGERSYDIYSRLLKDRIIFLSNAIDDDVANLVMAQLLFLAAEDPEKDIHLYINSPGGSVTAGMGIYDTMQFIKPDVSTICVGMAASMGSLLLTAGAPGKRYALQNSEVMIHQPLGGIQGQASDIQIHADWIIKTRQKLNQIYVERTGQPLEKIERDTDRDFFMSAEEAKSYGIIDDVLSSPIKS